In one window of Erwinia tasmaniensis Et1/99 DNA:
- a CDS encoding helix-turn-helix transcriptional regulator, with protein sequence MSQNLIRMPEVLRRIGLGKAWVYKLISQGIFPKPVKIGSRSIAFVESEIDAWINQRIAERDGEAA encoded by the coding sequence ATGTCACAAAATCTCATCCGCATGCCGGAAGTTCTCCGGCGCATAGGTCTTGGTAAGGCTTGGGTATATAAACTTATTTCTCAAGGGATATTCCCAAAACCAGTAAAAATTGGATCACGCTCTATCGCTTTCGTTGAAAGTGAAATAGACGCATGGATTAATCAGCGTATCGCAGAGCGTGACGGGGAGGCGGCATAA